Sequence from the Flavobacterium lindanitolerans genome:
AACCGCCGTGGTGTTTGATGAGGGCAAAACGCATAACGGAAGAGTCGAAATCCAGTATTGGATAGAAGAATCAAATGAAAAATACAGATCTGTGATGAAACCTCTTGAATATACTGAAAATGGCACTTCAAGTGTTTTATCGGCAGAATGTTCCGGTACATTCCCGGGAAGTCCTATTGTATTAAAATTTCATTTTGATATTGTTGATGGATTAATTCAGCATTTGAAAGTAACGGGATAGCATCAACGAAAAAAGAGTGACTCATTTTAAGACACCCTCTTTCAAATTGAAGGCTATTGAATAAATTTTATCAAAATCACCGACGTAGTGCTTATATTCTTTTAGGTTTAGGTTCATTAGCCGACTTGCAATTTAAAATACTTATATTCACTTGCTGTGCGGAAATTTCAATATTATTTTTTAGCTGTTCAAAGAAATATAAAAGCGAAAGGGTTCGTCTGAAATCCCAAGACTCCAAAGTATACTTTAAATCAAATAACCAGGTTGTTTGTTTCTAGTAAAAATTATTGGAATACCTCATGAAGCCTGCAATTGTGATAATTGCAGGCTTTATCGTTTTAAATTGGCAACAAACAAAATGCTCTGCAAGTTTGTAAACATGTATAAAAAAGAAAAAACGTCTAACTCAATTAAGTTAAATCGTCTTTTTTATTTAAACAAATAAAAATCAAATAGAGCTATAGCGCCAAACCGCTGTTGATCGCCAACAAATTTTATTAAGATTTTTTTAGCATTTTAAAAAGATTAATATTAATTTTCCAGCCAAATCAACAAACCCAATGCTTAAACAGTATCAATTCGACAAAGAAGAGCTGTACTCCGATTCCACTCAACTTTTGTTGACCTCATCCCTGACTCCTTGTCATCAAAATGTTGTTTGTCAATTCCTGATTCTTTTACCTATTGACTTATGCTAAAAGTAATCCTAAGGCCCTCAAATTTTAAGCTTCTTTTTTCCATAAAAACGATGCTACACTGAATTACTACGTTAATATCCAAAAAAGCTTCGCTTATACATCAGTTGAGATTATGATTTTTCTTTGATTTATTATTGTATGCTGAAAAAACCATAAAGTATGAAATTAGAATGCCTTACGGTCAAAATAACGTCGGTTAAATTCAGCATCTGAAAATTTAAAAGCAAACCTTAAATATAAACTATGAAAACAAAAATTACTTTTCTGTACCTTCTGGCACTTATATGCTTTATCCAGAAGGTCAGTGCGCAATGCACTTACGGAAGTCTGACTTCCTCCCAAGCAATTACCCCCGTTTATGACAACAATGAACGTATCATCTTCAATGGTATACGTCCGGGCGAATATCTGTTGATAAAAACATTTTCAACGGCTACGCGATATACAT
This genomic interval carries:
- a CDS encoding nuclear transport factor 2 family protein; the encoded protein is MNLPKIITDLVNAQNSFDSIAYTNCFSETAVVFDEGKTHNGRVEIQYWIEESNEKYRSVMKPLEYTENGTSSVLSAECSGTFPGSPIVLKFHFDIVDGLIQHLKVTG